From a single Mangifera indica cultivar Alphonso chromosome 19, CATAS_Mindica_2.1, whole genome shotgun sequence genomic region:
- the LOC123203622 gene encoding probable inactive receptor kinase At5g67200: MFMRSKQSVQKLLLFLSNVLLLLSFCFASHSREAANLSQPSDAKSLLAFKSKADLRNNLLFSQNATFHFCRWQGVICYQQKVVRLLLENLDLGGIFPPDSLSKLDQLRVLSLKNNSLTGPIPDLSRLVNLKSLFLDNNFFSGSFPSSILFLHRLKALDLSSNNLTGQIPKNLTSLDRLYSLRLDSNQLNGSIPPLNQSSLQTFNVSGNNLTGAIPVTPALSRFDISSFLFNPGLCGEIIHKECHPIPPFFGPSTAVTAAPPPAIVLGQSAQVRGVELTQPSPKKHKRTAVIIGFSSGVFFLIASLLCFVMAVKKQNQRNNSKSKALITSDDAAATAQAAAVIQLEQENELEEKVKRVQEMQVAKSGNLVFCAGEAHLYTLDQLMRGSAELLGRGTMGTTYKAVLDNRLVVCVKRLDSSKLASTSKEMYEQHMESVGGLRHPNLVPLRAYFQAKEERLLIYDYQPNGSLFSLIHGSRSTRAKPLHWTSCLKIAEDIAQGLSYIHQAWRLVHGNLKSSNVLLGPDFEACLADYCLAALSNSPPEYDPANLAYKAPETRNASHHQATAKSDVYSFGVLLVELLTGKPPSQHPYLLPDEMMKWVRSHREDDSGEDDRLGMLMEVAIGCILTSPEQRPTMWQVLKMLQEIKEAVLMDDGESDPHIGMS, from the exons CAGCCAATTTGTCACAACCGTCTGATGCAAAATCGCTTTTAGCATTCAAATCCAAAGCCGATTTGAGGAACAACCTTCTATTTTCTCAAAACGCAACCTTCCATTTCTGTCGGTGGCAAGGAGTCATCTGTTATCAACAAAAGGTTGTGCGGCTACTCCTCGAAAACTTAGATCTTGGTGGCATTTTCCCTCCGGACTCGTTGTCTAAACTTGACCAGCTCCGAGTTCTGAGTCTAAAGAACAACTCACTCACCGGACCCATTCCTGATCTTTCCCGGCTTGTCAATCTAAAATCTCTCTTTCTTGATAATAATTTCTTCTCTGGTTCATTCCCTTCTTCAATCTTGTTCCTTCATCGCCTAAAAGCCTTGGACTTATCCAGCAACAACCTCACTGGACAAATACCAAAAAATTTAACTTCCCTTGACCGGTTATACTCTCTGCGTCTTGATTCGAATCAGCTAAACGGTTCGATTCCTCCTCTGAACCAGTCGTCTCTTCAAACATTCAATGTTTCAGGAAACAACCTGACTGGTGCCATACCTGTAACACCAGCATTATCACGTTTTGATATCTCCTCTTTTTTGTTTAACCCTGGGTTATGTGGCGAAATCATACATAAAGAATGCCACCCCATCCCACCCTTTTTTGGGCCATCAACGGCTGTAACGGCGGCACCCCCACCAGCTATTGTTCTTGGGCAAAGTGCACAAGTACGGGGAGTTGAGTTGACTCAACCCAGTCCAAAGAAGCACAAGAGAACCGCAGTGATTATTGGTTTTTCATCCGGGgtcttttttttaatagctTCACTCCTCTGTTTTGTAATGGCCGTGAAAAAACAGAATCAGAGAAACAATAGCAAATCAAAGGCTTTGATAACGTCTGATGATGCGGCGGCGACTGCTCAAGCAGCAGCTGTGATTCAACTTGAACAAGAGAACGAATTAGAAGAGAAAGTGAAGAGAGTTCAAGAAATGCAAGTGGCTAAGAGTGGAAATTTAGTATTCTGTGCGGGTGAGGCACACTTGTATACGCTGGACCAGCTGATGAGAGGCTCTGCTGAGTTGCTTGGTAGAGGAACCATGGGAACCACTTACAAAGCAGTGCTTGATAACCGTCTGGTTGTTTGTGTGAAGAGGCTTGACAGTAGTAAATTAGCAAGCACAAGCAAAGAAATGTATGAGCAGCACATGGAATCAGTGGGAGGACTCAGGCATCCGAATCTTGTTCCACTGAGGGCATACTTTCAGGCCAAGGAAGAGAGGCTTCTTATATATGATTATCAGCCCAATGGTAGTCTCTTCTCCCTCATACACG GGTCAAGATCAACAAGAGCAAAGCCACTTCACTGGACTTCATGTTTAAAAATAGCAGAAGATATAGCACAAGGACTCTCTTATATCCACCAAGCGTGGAGGCTAGTCCACGGCAATCTCAAGTCCTCTAATGTCCTGCTTGGTCCTGATTTCGAGGCCTGTCTTGCTGACTATTGCCTGGCTGCTCTGTCCAATTCACCTCCGGAATATGACCCAGCTAACCTAGCGTATAAAGCCCCAGAAACCCGCAATGCAAGTCATCACCAAGCGACCGCAAAATCAGATGTTTATTCATTTGGGGTTTTGTTGGTTGAGCTTTTAACAGGAAAACCACCATCGCAGCACCCGTACTTGTTGCCTGATGAAATGATGAAATGGGTTAGGTCGCATAGGGAAGACGATAGCGGAGAAGATGATAGGTTAGGTATGCTAATGGAGGTGGCCATTGGTTGTATATTGACATCGCCTGAGCAAAGGCCCACTATGTGGCAAGTGTTGAAGATGTTACAGGAGATTAAAGAGGCTGTATTAATGGATGATGGGGAATCGGATCCACACATTGGCATGTCATAG
- the LOC123203117 gene encoding uncharacterized protein LOC123203117 — MAMTDDVGHRTDVEMIEMETVTATQPHQNQNDVARELLTLARQLINQGKPSQALQAVVMAMRTKGGEEAVFQSLHRARELYIRRMQENTAVDQLAAIFAECVIAEAQPLNVEPTPPCTVVSPSVAADADGTSILAETGRMQIVLDAFSDGSSFICLQCGGLVSNHRKDEHYAYWCCKL; from the exons atgGCAATGACAGATGACGTGGGTCATCGTACGGACGTCGAGATGATTGAAATGGAGACCGTCACGGCAACTCAGCCGCATCAGAACCAAAACGACGTTGCAAGAGAGCTACTCACATTGGCTCGCCAGCTCATTAATCAAGGCAAGCCTTCTCAGGCGCTGCAGGCG GTGGTGATGGCCATGAGAACCAAAGGAGGGGAGGAAGCTGTATTTCAGTCTCTTCACCGAGCTCGTGAATTGTACATAAGAAGAATGCAAGAAAACACAGCTGTAGATCAGCTGGCAGCCATATTTGCCGAGTGTGTGATTGCTGAAGCACAGCCTTTAAATGTTGAACCAACACCACCATGTACTGTTGTTTCTCCATCAGTTGCTGCTGATGCTGATGGAACTTCGATACTTGCTGAAACTGGTCGAATGCAAATTGTGTTGGATGCATTTTCAGATGGAAGTAGCTTTATCTGTTTGCAATGTGGAGGTCTTGTTAGTAACCATCGCAAAGATGAGCACTATGCTTACTGGTGTTGCAAACTCTGA